The nucleotide sequence GCATTTATACGTCCTTTTTTCACAGGATGGGCCTTTTTTGGGTGAAGCTGGCGAGGACATTTACGGGGATACCCGGTAACATTATTGTTTTACCGGCTGTTATTCTTGTGTTTTTGGCATATATTATTATTGATTCCGGATTGTGGATGGGTTTCAATCTGATAGGCCAGGGTACGGCAGATCCTGTTACTTCGCTGATGCATGTTACTGAAAACGGTCTGTTGTCCATAATAGGCATACTCAGATATCTTACGTGGCTTATAATTATCAGGGCTTTAATGTCATGGGTAAGTCCGGATCCCTCAAATCCTGTGGTTCAGCTGATTCATTCCCTCACTGATCCCATAATGCGTCCATTCAGCAGGCTTGTTCCTCCGATAGGCATGATAGATATATCACCTATCATTTTGATTTTTGTGATTGAATTCCTCAGAATGTTTTTGGAGAGACTTATTGGCATTATTTTCTAAAGAAGGCGGAATAAGTCTTTTTAAATTTTCTGCCTGGGGTTTCTTGTTTTTAGTGGAGAGTAAGTGTTAATAAATGTTATAATCTTTTAAAAGGGTATAAGTTTGTTTTTGTATTTAATATTTGAGAGAGGTTAAAATGTGGCTTTTTAGAATTATTTACTCTATTATTATTTTTGCTGTTTTTATATTTTTTCGTGATACTCTCAATATCGATATCTATTATGCAACAACCTATGCTATTGGTATAGTTCTGGCAATAAACCTTGTGGAAACACTGATTGTTGACCTTAAGAGTATGAAGGTGGCATCAGGTTTTATCGGGGGGCTTCTGTTTTTATTAATCGCTTATTTTGTCACATCTGCTCTTGGAGCTTTTATTAACGAAGCTTTTAAGATGGCTTTTTATTTTGTATTTGCATATCTCGGTATTTTTATTGGCTACCGTAACTATAACCTCTTGGAAAATCTGATTAATAAGATGTATAAAAAGCAGACAAAGGGAAAATATCAGGAAATTCCCAAAGTGATAGACACTTCCACATTAATTGACGGAAGGATTGCAGATATTGTGGATACTGATCTTCTGGAAGGAAAACTTGTAATCCCCGTGTTTGTCCTGAAAGAGCTGCAAAATATAGCGGACTCTCACGATCATTTGAGAAGGCAGAAGGGCAGACGGGGGCTTAATGTGCTGAAAAGACTTCAGGAGCAGAAGCATATTCCGGTGGAAGTTTCCAATGAGGATTTTACTGATATTGGTTCGGTGGATGAGAAACTTGTTGCCCTTGCTAAAAATCTGGACGGTAAAATAATAACGACGGACTATAATCTGCTGAAGGTTGCAGAAATACAGAATGTTAAAGTTTTGAACATCAACAGCCTTGCCCTTGCTTTGCGGCAGACTGTTCTTCCCGGTGAGGAGCTTACAATCACTATTCTTAAAGAAGGAAAAGAACATTCTCAGGGTGTGGGATATCTTGAAGACGGTACAATGGTTGTTGTGGAGCATGGCAAAAATCATATTGGCGAGCAGCTAACTGTTGAGGTGACAAGTCTGCTGCAAACGGACTCGGGACGTATAATATTCAGTAAAATCAAATAAAGCTATGAATAAAAGCATTTCGGCAATTATTCCGGCGGGTGGAATCGGTAAACGTTTTACTGTTGAAGGAAAAAAACAGTTTTTTAGATTAAACGGCAGGCCGATAATATACTATACTCTTGCAGCCCTGATTGAAGCATATGACTTTGACCAAGTTATTATAGGTGCTGCACCCGAAGATTTTCCAGAGCTTGCAAGTATCTGTGAGTCATTAAATATCAATAACTATTTCTTTTCTGAGAAAGGAGAGGAGAGGAGCAACACCGTTTATAATGCATTGGAATACTGCAGTACTGATTATGTGCTCATACATGATTCCGTTAGACCCTGCGTTGATAAAGAAGTGGTGTATAATACGATTCAGAGAGTTTTTGAGAAAGATGCAGTTATATGCGGTGTGAGGCCTTCTGATACTGTTAAGCTTTTAGAGGACAGTAAAATATTACACACACTGGAACGTGAAAAACTTCTGCTGACTCATACGCCTCAGTGTTTTTCAAAAAAATTGATACTGGAAGGACTCAGATATGTTTTTCAAAATGGTTTGTCAGTAACGGATGATTCCTCAGCTGTGGAATTACTGGGTCATTCAGTGGAAGTTATTCCATCTAATCCGGAAAATATAAAAATAACAAAATATTCAGATATCTATTTTCTTAAAGAATATTTAAGCAACAGATTTGTTGATTAGTTTCTTGAATTTTAATTTATTTGGCGTACAGTATAGTGTATGATAAGAAAATTACGTGAACCCATGAACGGGTTGACCCATTTTGTTCCGGCTGTGCTTTCTGTAGCAGGTATAGTGATTTTGCTTGTAAAAGCAATTGAGTTATCCGATCCGTACAGAATTGTTTCATATTCCATATTTGGTGCAGGCTTGTTTGCGCTTTATCTTATGAGTACGCTTTATCACTGGCTTCCTGCAAGTTTTGAAAAGGTCAGACTGTTAAGACGTCTGGATCATATGATGATTTTCGTTCTTATTGCAGCCACGTATACTCCCATATGTTTGATACCCCTTCGCGGCGGCTGGGGGGTGGAGTCTTTTCGGAACGGTGTGGGGACTTGCTGTTATAGGGATATTCCTGAAAATTTTCTGGATGAATGCTCCCAGGTGGCTGTCGACAGGCCTTTATCTGGGTATGGGCTGGATAGCTTTGGTTGCTCTGTGGCCGATGATTAACAATATGTCATTACAGGCACTGCTTCTCCTGCTTGCCGGCGGCATATTCTATTCCCTTGGGGCTGTAATTTATGCTTTAAAAAAACCTGTTTTAGTGCCTAACATTTTAGGTTTTCATGAGATATTTCATATTTTTGTGGCTCTGGGAAGCTTTATGCACTTTTTAGTCATCTACAATATTTAATTTTTTAATTATTTCCGTTGATTCTTCTACTATGCTTTGCACCATATCTTTTACAGACGGGATGTTGTTAATAAGACCTATACATTGTCCACAGGCTATCAGAGCATTTTCAAAATCTCCGGTTTCAATTGCTTTTTTACCGTTTTTACCGCTCAAAAGGGGTGCCATTTCCTGCAGTGTGGCGTTTCTTTCTTCCATTTTAATTATTTTCTGGGCTTGGCTGTTTCGGATTGCCCTTAGTGTATTTTTGAGTGAGCGCTCCACAAGAATGGTGTCGGTTTCGTTTAATGATAGCAGGTGTTTTTTCAGATTTTCATGTACAGGGGATTCGCGTGTAAGCATGAACCTTGTTCCCATATTTACTCCTGATGCCCCGAGACAGAGGGCGGCTGCCAAACCACGTCCGTCTGCAAAACCACCTGAGGCGATTACCGGGATGTTTATACTGTCCGCTGCTTTGGGAATGAGGATAAGCGATGTTACATCATCTTCTCCGGGGTGACCAGCACATTCAAAACCGTCAATGCTCACAAAATCACATCCTATCTTTTCGGCTTTTACTGCATGTCTAACGGATGTGCATTTATGAATGATTGAAGCACAATTCCCTTTTAAACGGCTTATATATTTTTCAGGGTTGCGTCCGGCAGTTTCTATAATTTTAATATTCTTTTCAATGATTACGTCAATATAGCTGTCATAATCAACGGGGTTCAATGTGGGCAAGAATGTCAGATTAACCCCCAGAGGTTTGTCGGTTATTAAGCGGGCTTTGTCTAACTCATCAGCAAGTTTTTCGGGGGAGTCAAAAGAGAGTGCCGTAATTATTCCGAGCCCGCCGGCCTCTGAAACATTCGCTGCCAACTCTGCATTTGATATCCACATCATGCCGCCCTGGATTATTGGATATTTAATTCCCAATGTTTTTGTTAGCTTATTGTTTAGCATATCTGCCTCCGTGAACGAGTATTCTATATTATTAGAACAATATTTTAATTAAATGCATATGTCAATGTTTTCTTTAATTTTGCATTAGAAAATAACAAACTCCGATTTTGATATTTTTCCTGTTGTTTTTAAAATACAAGAAAAGATTTTCCAAATATTACTTCATTCATACTTTACTAAAGCATAAATTTTCTCCATTTACACCGTTTTTAGACACAGCAATACTGCCTATTGCCTGAATTGTCCACAAAGTTAACATAAGTAAAGAAAAAAGGTCACAACGTTAAACATTCTGTCCTCCACTGTTCCATTTTTTTGAACATATCCACACTGCAGCACAACTTCAGTTTATTACCGCCGTGGGACACAAGTTTCCCCGCTATAGATATGACCTGATAACGTATACTACCCATCTCTTTATTTTTATAGACACCTTCCATTATGATTCGTTTGAGGTACATAATCAGATTATATGCCAGTATTCCTGTCTTAAACCATAAGCCGTTACCCGCAAGATTACCCGAAGGAAAGCTTTTTAAATTAAAACCATACTTTGCTTCTTTTATATTGTATTCACAAACACCGCGCAAATTATAAAAATGTACCACCTTTTCTGCATCCAGTTTTGAATTAGTTGCAATAACACGATATTCATATTTATCACCAAGAAGCTCCGGAACTGTGGGGTTGTCTGACTCAATTTTCTTACGAACAACTATTATACGGAAACTCTCCTTAGCCCAACTTTGCCAAAAAAATGCATAAAGTGCTGGTGTGTAAAGAAGCGGATTTAAAATTATTCACTACAGACTTTTTTATTTCGTAAAATTTTGCTTGAATACCCCAAGGCCTTATAAATTGACTTTTGGTGTTCTTCAGTCTTAGAAGTCACCCTCTGCATTATCCTTGCATTTTCCTCCGTATTCATCGAAACCGTCATCCGCATATGATTAGAAAGTTTTTTACGAACTGTACGCCAACTGTAATGTATACCCTCTGATTTCAACTTCCTCCTAAGATTATGAACCAAATGATACGCCAAAACACTTATAAAAAGATGACCCTCCACAGCTGATTCCTTGCTGTGATATACAGGCCTTAAACCCAATTCACTCTTCAATGTCCTGAATGTGGATTCCACATCATTAAGCATTACATATATATCCCATATCTCCTGCTCACTTAAGTCAGTGAAATTTGTCCGGATTACATAGTGGCCGTCAAGTGTACCGGAAAGTTTCTCCTCATCAACTCTCCAGCGTATATCTGCTGCATTGCCAGAATCTTCTTTTTTCACAACGTCTATATCATAATATCCCGATACCTTGCTGCATTTACTCTTAAGTCTGCCAATACGCTCAAGAACCTTCTCATAACGCTTAACACCATTCTTCTTGAATAATGAAGACCGTATATTCTCAAGACCTTCTTCAAATCTCTGCCTAAACCTGTCTTTAATACCACCCTCTTTAATCTCCCGCATCTCACTGCTTACACATAAAAAACTCTCACCATCTACAATATTCAATTTGCCTTTCACACTATAAGAATCATTCTTTATCCTGATATCCTCTCCGTCTGAATAATCAAGGGCTGTATCCTTCTTCCTGGAGACTGCAATATAATTATACCCGGAATCCTTTATATACCCTAAATTCTCCTCCGAAGCTATTCCGGCATCTATTACTACTGTAGGCTTTACCTGTAAATTAACCTGTGATGATAAATCCGTTACTATATCAATTAACGTCTTCGTTTCTGATTGATTGCCCTCATATATCTTGCTGCATATCGGAAAACCTTCCTCATTCAACACTACTCCCAGTGTCACAAGGGGGCAATCTGAACGCTTCTGCTTTGATTTACCACGCTTAGCCTTTTTGTTATTTTTCTGGATACCTTCAAAATGTGTGTTCGTAAGATCATAAAGCAAAATCTTATTTTCAAAGTTAAACAACTGCTGTTCATACTCAAAAAGTTTTTTCTCTATCTCTTCTGAATACTTAAAAAGCTTTTCCGATACACGGTAAAACTGCCTCAGCGATTTCCTGTGATAATTTATTCCAAGTAATTCAAATAAACCCGACTTCTCCTTTAACCATTCATACGTATTAAGTTCACTGCCCGGATTAAGCATCCGACCTATTATTAAAGCCCTGGATATATCTATCTCGGATTCCGTGAAACCAAGAGATTTCAGCATATCTCCTATACCAAGCTCTTTAAATGATTCATTGCATATATACTCTCCGCCTATGCTCCGGGGCTCTGATACTTCTATACTGGATACATCCACTTGCTCGTATTCCGGCTCATAAGAATTCTCCTTTGATTCAGGTTGCTTTGAAGACGCTGTGATCATATTCAATTTTGCTTTCTTTGCATAAGTATGGGCAAGCTCTTCCGTCTCCTCATCAGGCTTGAATACAGGTTCCTCATAACCGTCAAGCAATTGCTCTATACGGTTTGCAAGTTCTTTTAACTGCATGGGAGGAATATGAGACAGATCTCCCATGTCCATAACAATACGTTGTCTGGGACCCTTGGGAGTACGGTATGATTCCACCAGCTTATAGGCAGTATACTTTTTTCCGGTCTTTTTATTATTGGTTATGTATGATCTTATAAACATGGACGCATTATAGCAGAAGTAGAGGCGGTGTCAATACTAAATATTATCTTAGGTCACTACAATCGTATAGCTAGCCTCTTCCTTACATATTTACTTAACCCGTGAACGAACTATCAGTATTTTACGGAGGTTGTGTTTAATAATGATTAACCAAAATCAATAAAATAATTATTTTAGAACATCGTGTTGGCAAATTTGGGCTACGTTTTTTATGTTAATGTTTCAAGTTTCGCACTTACACTGTTTTCACGTCTTTGTTCACCCTGTTAAATATCAGCTTCGTTGATTGCCTGTGGCATTTAACAGGGCGAGGAGTGATAACGACGAAGCAAAATCTAATACCTATACGAGATTGCTTCGCTACGCTCGCAATGTTCCGTGTTAAAAGTCAAGCATTTTTTGCAACCAAAGTTAAATTTTTTGCATGATCCGGATCATACGGTTTGCCACTTTTCAATACACCAAATGCCTGCCTTATCAACTTGTTCGCTACTGCTATTAAGGCAACCTTTTTAGGCTTACCTTTAGCTACAAGTCTCTCATATAATTCTGCGCATGATTTATTATACTTGCAAGCTGAAAGTGAGCATAAATACAGTATCGTCCGCATATAGCCGTTGCCCTTCTTCGATATTTTACCTCTGCCATTGACCGATGTCCCTGACTGGTAAATACTGGGACATATACCCACAAAACTCGTTACATCCTTACCTCTATCAAAATTTGCAAAACCGTTTAATTTGCCCAAAATCACTCCTGTCAGCTTTAACCCAACTCCAGGAATACTCGAAAGCAATTTATACTCTTCGACATACTTCTCCCGCAGCAATATGTCTAATTCTTTTTCTATCTTTTTTATCTCTTTCTTAAAATTCTCTATAAGTTTTTTATAAGCATTTAGTGTGCTATTGTCTTTGAAAGGTAAATATTCAATCGCTTCAATCTGGTTACTCAACATATTTATCTGCTTATGAAAATCTTCCACCGCTTTAAGTTTCATATCTATCTTATAATAGTCTATATCCCGGGGAGAAAATAGCCAATCATCTCCGTTAATATAACCATACTCCGCTATCAAACGGGCATCGGCTTTGTCTGTCTTTGCACGTTTTAAATTCATCTGTGAGTACCTCTTTATTACAAGAGGATTCGCTACACTTACAATATAACCACATTCCTTGCTCAAATGGGTTGCTAATCTTAAATGGTATACTCCCGTATTTTCCAGCATAAAAAGAACTTTGGAAAAATCTATTCCCTTCTCCTTCTTAACAAAATCATTAAAAAATGATTTTACCGTGTTTCTTGTCTCATAGCTTATGTGACTCTTGCCATCATATAAGCTGATTGACAACGTTTCCTTGGATACATCAATTCCCACTACTTTTTCATAGCTCTTCATCGTAAAGCTCCTCATTTTTTTACTTGAGCTTTGCTTTCCTATACGCTATCATCGTAACACATGCAGGCTTTATGCCTAATGTTCCGTTCAGGTTTCGGAAAGCTGAAGGTGGGGACAACATTGCGAACGGTTTCGTTGAACCAATGACAATCATGTCCTTTATCACCTTCAGTGCTCTAGAACCTTATACAACTTTTTAATAGCCTGTTAAACAATTTTTCCTACTTTCTTAATATACGATGACGGACAAACGACGTCATTACGAGGGACGGAGTCCCGAAGTAATCTCATGTCTCTTACGGGAGATTGCCACAACCGAGCACTTAAATTCTTAAGTGCTCGGTCGCAAGGATGCCTATGGCTAGCACCAGTCTTTTAGACTGATAAATATGTTTAACATTCTATATATTCGCCCAAGGCGGATGTTAGACAACAATTTATGTCATCCCGAGCGAAGCCGAGGGATCTCTATCAATGTACTAATAATATCTGCGTATTGTCATAGTTCTAAAAAATGGGAGGGTGCTAATAAAAAACCAGCGTTGCTAATTCAAATTTGTTTTTTCTGTAATCATCCTGTGTTATTATTAAAATTATGAAGATACTGATTACGGGTGCCACAGGCTATATCGGCAGAAGACTGGCTTATAAAGCGCTTGATGAGGGATTCTCCGTTCGCCTTTTTGTGAGAAACACCAGGAAAGTAGATACAGAGTTGCAAAGAAAGTGCGAAATTATCCAGGGATCCACATTTGAAGAGGATAATCTTGATAGGGCATTAAACGGTATTGATGTGGCATATTATCTTATTCATTCCATGGGTAAAGGTTCCGATTTTGAAGCTTTGGACAAAAAGAGTGCTGAAAATTTCAGAAATGCTGCTGTTAGAAATAGCGTGGCGAAAATTGTCTATTTAGGCGGTTTGGGAGAACAAAGTAATACCAGCAGACACTTGCGAAGCAGAAATGAAACCGGCCGTATTTTGTCGTCAGATCCCGATAAAATTGATGTTATTTGTTTCAGAGCGGGTGTTATAATAGGCTCCGGGAGTGCCAGTTTTGAAATTGTGCGGAACATTACTGAAAAACTCCCCCTAATGGTGGCTCCGCGATGGGTTGAAACTTTAACGGAGCCGGTGGGAATTCAAGATGTGATAAAATATCTTATTTCTGCAGCTGATTCTGATTTAAAAGGCTCTCACGTTGTGGATA is from Flexistipes sinusarabici DSM 4947 and encodes:
- a CDS encoding YggT family protein produces the protein MFLIGFIVKLYIIVLLLRTSMTKQELYFNPFGKIVASMTEPVYGALLKGKNKSQADKLTPVLILLIVVLYAFLFWVFSGYPFMQALFVTIDDILIFLMLFYIIAIILGSMVNTYGASIYTSFFHRMGLFWVKLARTFTGIPGNIIVLPAVILVFLAYIIIDSGLWMGFNLIGQGTADPVTSLMHVTENGLLSIIGILRYLTWLIIIRALMSWVSPDPSNPVVQLIHSLTDPIMRPFSRLVPPIGMIDISPIILIFVIEFLRMFLERLIGIIF
- a CDS encoding PIN/TRAM domain-containing protein; the encoded protein is MWLFRIIYSIIIFAVFIFFRDTLNIDIYYATTYAIGIVLAINLVETLIVDLKSMKVASGFIGGLLFLLIAYFVTSALGAFINEAFKMAFYFVFAYLGIFIGYRNYNLLENLINKMYKKQTKGKYQEIPKVIDTSTLIDGRIADIVDTDLLEGKLVIPVFVLKELQNIADSHDHLRRQKGRRGLNVLKRLQEQKHIPVEVSNEDFTDIGSVDEKLVALAKNLDGKIITTDYNLLKVAEIQNVKVLNINSLALALRQTVLPGEELTITILKEGKEHSQGVGYLEDGTMVVVEHGKNHIGEQLTVEVTSLLQTDSGRIIFSKIK
- the ispD gene encoding 2-C-methyl-D-erythritol 4-phosphate cytidylyltransferase: MNKSISAIIPAGGIGKRFTVEGKKQFFRLNGRPIIYYTLAALIEAYDFDQVIIGAAPEDFPELASICESLNINNYFFSEKGEERSNTVYNALEYCSTDYVLIHDSVRPCVDKEVVYNTIQRVFEKDAVICGVRPSDTVKLLEDSKILHTLEREKLLLTHTPQCFSKKLILEGLRYVFQNGLSVTDDSSAVELLGHSVEVIPSNPENIKITKYSDIYFLKEYLSNRFVD
- the trhA gene encoding PAQR family membrane homeostasis protein TrhA, with product MIRKLREPMNGLTHFVPAVLSVAGIVILLVKAIELSDPYRIVSYSIFGAGLFALYLMSTLYHWLPASFEKVRLLRRLDHMMIFVLIAATYTPICLIPLRGGWGVESFRNGVGTCCYRDIPENFLDECSQVAVDRPLSGYGLDSFGCSVADD
- the trhA gene encoding PAQR family membrane homeostasis protein TrhA, encoding MFWMNAPRWLSTGLYLGMGWIALVALWPMINNMSLQALLLLLAGGIFYSLGAVIYALKKPVLVPNILGFHEIFHIFVALGSFMHFLVIYNI
- a CDS encoding NAD(P)H-dependent flavin oxidoreductase, coding for MLNNKLTKTLGIKYPIIQGGMMWISNAELAANVSEAGGLGIITALSFDSPEKLADELDKARLITDKPLGVNLTFLPTLNPVDYDSYIDVIIEKNIKIIETAGRNPEKYISRLKGNCASIIHKCTSVRHAVKAEKIGCDFVSIDGFECAGHPGEDDVTSLILIPKAADSINIPVIASGGFADGRGLAAALCLGASGVNMGTRFMLTRESPVHENLKKHLLSLNETDTILVERSLKNTLRAIRNSQAQKIIKMEERNATLQEMAPLLSGKNGKKAIETGDFENALIACGQCIGLINNIPSVKDMVQSIVEESTEIIKKLNIVDD
- a CDS encoding IS1634 family transposase, giving the protein MFIRSYITNNKKTGKKYTAYKLVESYRTPKGPRQRIVMDMGDLSHIPPMQLKELANRIEQLLDGYEEPVFKPDEETEELAHTYAKKAKLNMITASSKQPESKENSYEPEYEQVDVSSIEVSEPRSIGGEYICNESFKELGIGDMLKSLGFTESEIDISRALIIGRMLNPGSELNTYEWLKEKSGLFELLGINYHRKSLRQFYRVSEKLFKYSEEIEKKLFEYEQQLFNFENKILLYDLTNTHFEGIQKNNKKAKRGKSKQKRSDCPLVTLGVVLNEEGFPICSKIYEGNQSETKTLIDIVTDLSSQVNLQVKPTVVIDAGIASEENLGYIKDSGYNYIAVSRKKDTALDYSDGEDIRIKNDSYSVKGKLNIVDGESFLCVSSEMREIKEGGIKDRFRQRFEEGLENIRSSLFKKNGVKRYEKVLERIGRLKSKCSKVSGYYDIDVVKKEDSGNAADIRWRVDEEKLSGTLDGHYVIRTNFTDLSEQEIWDIYVMLNDVESTFRTLKSELGLRPVYHSKESAVEGHLFISVLAYHLVHNLRRKLKSEGIHYSWRTVRKKLSNHMRMTVSMNTEENARIMQRVTSKTEEHQKSIYKALGYSSKILRNKKVCSE
- a CDS encoding IS110 family transposase, translating into MKSYEKVVGIDVSKETLSISLYDGKSHISYETRNTVKSFFNDFVKKEKGIDFSKVLFMLENTGVYHLRLATHLSKECGYIVSVANPLVIKRYSQMNLKRAKTDKADARLIAEYGYINGDDWLFSPRDIDYYKIDMKLKAVEDFHKQINMLSNQIEAIEYLPFKDNSTLNAYKKLIENFKKEIKKIEKELDILLREKYVEEYKLLSSIPGVGLKLTGVILGKLNGFANFDRGKDVTSFVGICPSIYQSGTSVNGRGKISKKGNGYMRTILYLCSLSACKYNKSCAELYERLVAKGKPKKVALIAVANKLIRQAFGVLKSGKPYDPDHAKNLTLVAKNA